A section of the Larus michahellis chromosome 1, bLarMic1.1, whole genome shotgun sequence genome encodes:
- the THAP12 gene encoding 52 kDa repressor of the inhibitor of the protein kinase isoform X1, translating into MPNFCAAPNCTRKSTQSDLAFFRFPRDPVRCQRWVENCRRADLEDKTPDQLNKHYRLCAKHFETSMICRSSPYRTVLRDNAVPTIFDLTSHLNNPHSRHRKRIKELSEDEIRTLKQQKIDEAFERQQATQELNESNEQNTVSEEGGEEQEEEAVSLTLEERENKDYLKSLFEILILMGKQNIPLDGHNVDELPEGIFTSDNFQALLEYRINAGDEVLRKRFEMTAVNLEYCSKTQQKQMLEICESCIREETLREVRDSHFFSIVTDEVVDIAGEEHLPVLVRFVDDSHNLREEFIGFLPYEADPEILAVKFHTTITEKWGLNMEYCRGQAYIVSSGFASKMKVVATRLLEKYPQAVYTLCSSCALNVWLAKSVPVVGVSIALGTIEEVCCLFNQSPQLLVELDNTISVLFQNNEVKGNELKQICRSQWTGRHDMFEVLVDLMQALVLCLDAVSSDSSVRWNNFIVGRAFVLSSALTDFDFIVTIVILKNVLSFTRAFGKNLQGQTSDVFFAASSLTAVLHSLNEVMENIEVYHEFWFEEATNLATKLDVQIKLPGKFRRARQGNLNSEVTSENYYKEILSVPTVEHIIQELKDIFSEQHLKALKCLSLVPSVMGQLKFNTSEEHHADLYKNDLPNPDTLSAELHCWRIKWKHRGKDIELPATIYEALHLPDIKFFPNVYALLKVLCILPVMKVENEKYEVGRKRLKAYLKNTLTEQRSSNLAVLNINFDIKHDLDLMVDTYIKLYPDKVEFQEDFIPSNNSEVTEDA; encoded by the exons ATGCCGAACTTCTGTGCGGCTCCCAACTGCACCCGTAAGAGCACTCAGTCCGACCTGGCCTTCTTCCGCTTCCCCCGGGACCCGGTCAG ATGTCAAAGATGGGTAGAGAACTGTCGAAGGGCAGATCTAGAAGATAAAACTCCAGATCAACTCAACAAGCATTACAGATTGTGCGCGAAACATTTTGAGACTTCTATGATATGTAGAAGT AGCCCTTACAGAACAGTTTTGCGGGATAATGCTGTGCCAACTATATTTGATCTTACGAGTCACCTGAACAATCCCCACAGCAGGCATAGGAAAAGGATAAAAGAGCTG agtgaAGATGAAATAAGAACACTGAAGCAACAAAAGA TCGATGAAGCTTTTGAACGGCAACAGGCAACCCAAGAATTGAACGAAAGCAATGAACAAAATACTGTCtctgaggaaggaggggaagaacaAGAGGAAGAAGCTGTCTCCTTAAcactggaagaaagagaaaacaaagattacCTTAAATCTTTGTTTGAAATTTTGATCCTAATGGGTAAACAAAATATTCCTTTGGATGGCCATAATGTTGATGAGCTTCCAGAAGGTATTTTTACTTCAGATAACTTTCAGGCTCTACTGGAATATAGAATAAATGCTGGAGATGAAGTTCTGAGGAAACGATTTGAGATGACTGCAGTCAATCTTGAGTATTGTTCGAAAACTCAGCAGAAACAAATGCTTGAGATCTGCGAAAGCTGTATTAGAGAAGAGACACTGAGGGAAGTAAGAGACTCACATTTCTTTTCTATTGTCACCGATGAAGTAGTAGACATAGCAGGAGAGGAACATTTGCCAGTGTTGGTGAGATTTGTTGATGATTCTCATAATCTAAGAGAAGAATTCATAGGGTTTTTACCATATGAGGCCGATCCCGAAATTTTAGCTGTTAAGTTCCACACGACTATCACTGAAAAGTGGGGTCTGAACATGGAGTACTGTCGAGGTCAAGCCTACATTGTCTCCAGTGGGTTTGCTTCTAAGATGAAAGTTGTGGCTACAAGACTCTTGGAAAAGTATCCGCAAGCTGTGTATACGCTGTGTTCCTCCTGTGCCTTAAACGTTTGGCTGGCAAAATCCGTTCCTGTTGTTGGGGTTTCCATTGCACTAGGAACAATTGAAGAAGTTTGCTGTCTTTTTAATCAGTCTCCGCAATTACTGGTAGAACTGGACAACAcgatttctgttctttttcagaaCAATGAGGTGAAGGGTAACGAGCTGAAGCAGATCTGCCGTTCTCAGTGGACGGGCAGGCACGATATGTTTGAGGTTTTAGTGGACCTCATGCAAGCCTTGGTACTGTGCTTGGATGCGGTAAGCAGTGACTCATCCGTCAGGTGGAACAACTTTATTGTTGGTCGAGCATTTGTACTTTCAAGTGCATTAACAGATTTTGACTTCATTGTCACCATTGTAATTCTGAAAAACGTTCTGTCTTTTACAAGAGCGTTCGGAAAAAATCTCCAAGGGCAAACATCAGATGTGTTCTTTGCAGCTAGCAGCTTAACAGCAGTGTTACATTCTCTGAATGAAGTGATGGAGAATATTGAAGTTTACCATGAATTTTGGTTTGAGGAAGCAACAAATTTGGCTACAAAACTGGATGTACAAATTAAACTCCCAGGAAAATTTCGCAGAGCACGACAGGGGAACTTGAACTCTGAGGTAACGTCAGAAAATTACTACAAAGAAATCCTTAGTGTCCCCACAGTGGAGCATATTATTCAAGAATTAAAAGATATATTCTCAGAACAACATTTAAAAGCTCTTAAGTGTTTATCGTTAGTGCCCTCAGTCATGGGGCAGCTGAAATTCAATACGTCCGAGGAACATCACGCTGACTTGTATAAAAATGACTTGCCTAATCCAGACACGCTTTCTGCTGAGCTTCACTGTTGGAGAATCAAGtggaagcacagaggaaaagataTCGAACTTCCAGCTACTATTTATGAAGCACTTCACTTGCCTGACATTAAGTTTTTCCCCAATGTTTACGCTTTGCTTAAAGTCTTATGCATACTTCCAGTCATGAAGGTGGagaatgaaaaatatgaagtagGACGAAAGCGCTTGAAGGCATACCTGAAAAACACCTTGACAGAGCAAAGGTCAAGCAACCTAGCTGTGCTGAACATAAACTTTGATATAAAACATGACTTGGATTTAATGGTGGACACCTACATTAAACTCTATCCAGATAAAGTGGAATTTCAAGAGGACTTTATTCCCTCAAACAACTCTGAAGTAACAGAagatgcttaa
- the THAP12 gene encoding 52 kDa repressor of the inhibitor of the protein kinase isoform X2 — protein sequence MSFEGARALEEAALRGGGVSSSGDIQNLPGCQRWVENCRRADLEDKTPDQLNKHYRLCAKHFETSMICRSSPYRTVLRDNAVPTIFDLTSHLNNPHSRHRKRIKELSEDEIRTLKQQKIDEAFERQQATQELNESNEQNTVSEEGGEEQEEEAVSLTLEERENKDYLKSLFEILILMGKQNIPLDGHNVDELPEGIFTSDNFQALLEYRINAGDEVLRKRFEMTAVNLEYCSKTQQKQMLEICESCIREETLREVRDSHFFSIVTDEVVDIAGEEHLPVLVRFVDDSHNLREEFIGFLPYEADPEILAVKFHTTITEKWGLNMEYCRGQAYIVSSGFASKMKVVATRLLEKYPQAVYTLCSSCALNVWLAKSVPVVGVSIALGTIEEVCCLFNQSPQLLVELDNTISVLFQNNEVKGNELKQICRSQWTGRHDMFEVLVDLMQALVLCLDAVSSDSSVRWNNFIVGRAFVLSSALTDFDFIVTIVILKNVLSFTRAFGKNLQGQTSDVFFAASSLTAVLHSLNEVMENIEVYHEFWFEEATNLATKLDVQIKLPGKFRRARQGNLNSEVTSENYYKEILSVPTVEHIIQELKDIFSEQHLKALKCLSLVPSVMGQLKFNTSEEHHADLYKNDLPNPDTLSAELHCWRIKWKHRGKDIELPATIYEALHLPDIKFFPNVYALLKVLCILPVMKVENEKYEVGRKRLKAYLKNTLTEQRSSNLAVLNINFDIKHDLDLMVDTYIKLYPDKVEFQEDFIPSNNSEVTEDA from the exons atgtcctttgagggtgccagagccctggaagaggctgccctgagaggtggtggagtctcctcctctggagatattcaaaacctgcctgg ATGTCAAAGATGGGTAGAGAACTGTCGAAGGGCAGATCTAGAAGATAAAACTCCAGATCAACTCAACAAGCATTACAGATTGTGCGCGAAACATTTTGAGACTTCTATGATATGTAGAAGT AGCCCTTACAGAACAGTTTTGCGGGATAATGCTGTGCCAACTATATTTGATCTTACGAGTCACCTGAACAATCCCCACAGCAGGCATAGGAAAAGGATAAAAGAGCTG agtgaAGATGAAATAAGAACACTGAAGCAACAAAAGA TCGATGAAGCTTTTGAACGGCAACAGGCAACCCAAGAATTGAACGAAAGCAATGAACAAAATACTGTCtctgaggaaggaggggaagaacaAGAGGAAGAAGCTGTCTCCTTAAcactggaagaaagagaaaacaaagattacCTTAAATCTTTGTTTGAAATTTTGATCCTAATGGGTAAACAAAATATTCCTTTGGATGGCCATAATGTTGATGAGCTTCCAGAAGGTATTTTTACTTCAGATAACTTTCAGGCTCTACTGGAATATAGAATAAATGCTGGAGATGAAGTTCTGAGGAAACGATTTGAGATGACTGCAGTCAATCTTGAGTATTGTTCGAAAACTCAGCAGAAACAAATGCTTGAGATCTGCGAAAGCTGTATTAGAGAAGAGACACTGAGGGAAGTAAGAGACTCACATTTCTTTTCTATTGTCACCGATGAAGTAGTAGACATAGCAGGAGAGGAACATTTGCCAGTGTTGGTGAGATTTGTTGATGATTCTCATAATCTAAGAGAAGAATTCATAGGGTTTTTACCATATGAGGCCGATCCCGAAATTTTAGCTGTTAAGTTCCACACGACTATCACTGAAAAGTGGGGTCTGAACATGGAGTACTGTCGAGGTCAAGCCTACATTGTCTCCAGTGGGTTTGCTTCTAAGATGAAAGTTGTGGCTACAAGACTCTTGGAAAAGTATCCGCAAGCTGTGTATACGCTGTGTTCCTCCTGTGCCTTAAACGTTTGGCTGGCAAAATCCGTTCCTGTTGTTGGGGTTTCCATTGCACTAGGAACAATTGAAGAAGTTTGCTGTCTTTTTAATCAGTCTCCGCAATTACTGGTAGAACTGGACAACAcgatttctgttctttttcagaaCAATGAGGTGAAGGGTAACGAGCTGAAGCAGATCTGCCGTTCTCAGTGGACGGGCAGGCACGATATGTTTGAGGTTTTAGTGGACCTCATGCAAGCCTTGGTACTGTGCTTGGATGCGGTAAGCAGTGACTCATCCGTCAGGTGGAACAACTTTATTGTTGGTCGAGCATTTGTACTTTCAAGTGCATTAACAGATTTTGACTTCATTGTCACCATTGTAATTCTGAAAAACGTTCTGTCTTTTACAAGAGCGTTCGGAAAAAATCTCCAAGGGCAAACATCAGATGTGTTCTTTGCAGCTAGCAGCTTAACAGCAGTGTTACATTCTCTGAATGAAGTGATGGAGAATATTGAAGTTTACCATGAATTTTGGTTTGAGGAAGCAACAAATTTGGCTACAAAACTGGATGTACAAATTAAACTCCCAGGAAAATTTCGCAGAGCACGACAGGGGAACTTGAACTCTGAGGTAACGTCAGAAAATTACTACAAAGAAATCCTTAGTGTCCCCACAGTGGAGCATATTATTCAAGAATTAAAAGATATATTCTCAGAACAACATTTAAAAGCTCTTAAGTGTTTATCGTTAGTGCCCTCAGTCATGGGGCAGCTGAAATTCAATACGTCCGAGGAACATCACGCTGACTTGTATAAAAATGACTTGCCTAATCCAGACACGCTTTCTGCTGAGCTTCACTGTTGGAGAATCAAGtggaagcacagaggaaaagataTCGAACTTCCAGCTACTATTTATGAAGCACTTCACTTGCCTGACATTAAGTTTTTCCCCAATGTTTACGCTTTGCTTAAAGTCTTATGCATACTTCCAGTCATGAAGGTGGagaatgaaaaatatgaagtagGACGAAAGCGCTTGAAGGCATACCTGAAAAACACCTTGACAGAGCAAAGGTCAAGCAACCTAGCTGTGCTGAACATAAACTTTGATATAAAACATGACTTGGATTTAATGGTGGACACCTACATTAAACTCTATCCAGATAAAGTGGAATTTCAAGAGGACTTTATTCCCTCAAACAACTCTGAAGTAACAGAagatgcttaa
- the THAP12 gene encoding 52 kDa repressor of the inhibitor of the protein kinase isoform X3, with product MICRSSPYRTVLRDNAVPTIFDLTSHLNNPHSRHRKRIKELSEDEIRTLKQQKIDEAFERQQATQELNESNEQNTVSEEGGEEQEEEAVSLTLEERENKDYLKSLFEILILMGKQNIPLDGHNVDELPEGIFTSDNFQALLEYRINAGDEVLRKRFEMTAVNLEYCSKTQQKQMLEICESCIREETLREVRDSHFFSIVTDEVVDIAGEEHLPVLVRFVDDSHNLREEFIGFLPYEADPEILAVKFHTTITEKWGLNMEYCRGQAYIVSSGFASKMKVVATRLLEKYPQAVYTLCSSCALNVWLAKSVPVVGVSIALGTIEEVCCLFNQSPQLLVELDNTISVLFQNNEVKGNELKQICRSQWTGRHDMFEVLVDLMQALVLCLDAVSSDSSVRWNNFIVGRAFVLSSALTDFDFIVTIVILKNVLSFTRAFGKNLQGQTSDVFFAASSLTAVLHSLNEVMENIEVYHEFWFEEATNLATKLDVQIKLPGKFRRARQGNLNSEVTSENYYKEILSVPTVEHIIQELKDIFSEQHLKALKCLSLVPSVMGQLKFNTSEEHHADLYKNDLPNPDTLSAELHCWRIKWKHRGKDIELPATIYEALHLPDIKFFPNVYALLKVLCILPVMKVENEKYEVGRKRLKAYLKNTLTEQRSSNLAVLNINFDIKHDLDLMVDTYIKLYPDKVEFQEDFIPSNNSEVTEDA from the exons ATGATATGTAGAAGT AGCCCTTACAGAACAGTTTTGCGGGATAATGCTGTGCCAACTATATTTGATCTTACGAGTCACCTGAACAATCCCCACAGCAGGCATAGGAAAAGGATAAAAGAGCTG agtgaAGATGAAATAAGAACACTGAAGCAACAAAAGA TCGATGAAGCTTTTGAACGGCAACAGGCAACCCAAGAATTGAACGAAAGCAATGAACAAAATACTGTCtctgaggaaggaggggaagaacaAGAGGAAGAAGCTGTCTCCTTAAcactggaagaaagagaaaacaaagattacCTTAAATCTTTGTTTGAAATTTTGATCCTAATGGGTAAACAAAATATTCCTTTGGATGGCCATAATGTTGATGAGCTTCCAGAAGGTATTTTTACTTCAGATAACTTTCAGGCTCTACTGGAATATAGAATAAATGCTGGAGATGAAGTTCTGAGGAAACGATTTGAGATGACTGCAGTCAATCTTGAGTATTGTTCGAAAACTCAGCAGAAACAAATGCTTGAGATCTGCGAAAGCTGTATTAGAGAAGAGACACTGAGGGAAGTAAGAGACTCACATTTCTTTTCTATTGTCACCGATGAAGTAGTAGACATAGCAGGAGAGGAACATTTGCCAGTGTTGGTGAGATTTGTTGATGATTCTCATAATCTAAGAGAAGAATTCATAGGGTTTTTACCATATGAGGCCGATCCCGAAATTTTAGCTGTTAAGTTCCACACGACTATCACTGAAAAGTGGGGTCTGAACATGGAGTACTGTCGAGGTCAAGCCTACATTGTCTCCAGTGGGTTTGCTTCTAAGATGAAAGTTGTGGCTACAAGACTCTTGGAAAAGTATCCGCAAGCTGTGTATACGCTGTGTTCCTCCTGTGCCTTAAACGTTTGGCTGGCAAAATCCGTTCCTGTTGTTGGGGTTTCCATTGCACTAGGAACAATTGAAGAAGTTTGCTGTCTTTTTAATCAGTCTCCGCAATTACTGGTAGAACTGGACAACAcgatttctgttctttttcagaaCAATGAGGTGAAGGGTAACGAGCTGAAGCAGATCTGCCGTTCTCAGTGGACGGGCAGGCACGATATGTTTGAGGTTTTAGTGGACCTCATGCAAGCCTTGGTACTGTGCTTGGATGCGGTAAGCAGTGACTCATCCGTCAGGTGGAACAACTTTATTGTTGGTCGAGCATTTGTACTTTCAAGTGCATTAACAGATTTTGACTTCATTGTCACCATTGTAATTCTGAAAAACGTTCTGTCTTTTACAAGAGCGTTCGGAAAAAATCTCCAAGGGCAAACATCAGATGTGTTCTTTGCAGCTAGCAGCTTAACAGCAGTGTTACATTCTCTGAATGAAGTGATGGAGAATATTGAAGTTTACCATGAATTTTGGTTTGAGGAAGCAACAAATTTGGCTACAAAACTGGATGTACAAATTAAACTCCCAGGAAAATTTCGCAGAGCACGACAGGGGAACTTGAACTCTGAGGTAACGTCAGAAAATTACTACAAAGAAATCCTTAGTGTCCCCACAGTGGAGCATATTATTCAAGAATTAAAAGATATATTCTCAGAACAACATTTAAAAGCTCTTAAGTGTTTATCGTTAGTGCCCTCAGTCATGGGGCAGCTGAAATTCAATACGTCCGAGGAACATCACGCTGACTTGTATAAAAATGACTTGCCTAATCCAGACACGCTTTCTGCTGAGCTTCACTGTTGGAGAATCAAGtggaagcacagaggaaaagataTCGAACTTCCAGCTACTATTTATGAAGCACTTCACTTGCCTGACATTAAGTTTTTCCCCAATGTTTACGCTTTGCTTAAAGTCTTATGCATACTTCCAGTCATGAAGGTGGagaatgaaaaatatgaagtagGACGAAAGCGCTTGAAGGCATACCTGAAAAACACCTTGACAGAGCAAAGGTCAAGCAACCTAGCTGTGCTGAACATAAACTTTGATATAAAACATGACTTGGATTTAATGGTGGACACCTACATTAAACTCTATCCAGATAAAGTGGAATTTCAAGAGGACTTTATTCCCTCAAACAACTCTGAAGTAACAGAagatgcttaa